In a single window of the Arachis hypogaea cultivar Tifrunner chromosome 6, arahy.Tifrunner.gnm2.J5K5, whole genome shotgun sequence genome:
- the LOC112696952 gene encoding uncharacterized protein, which yields MESKLTHTTNRVYEDFDPVCKLRIDEARDTIELHLPGFKREQIRIQINHLRMMIISGERPLLDGTKWKRFNKEIKLPPFCNEDAIHGSFMQNILTVVMPKKIPQSYREEEEEEQEEFEPAMKKKKDKGKEKVTFEEEDKVSEATSKAEDSYDINNFSDTKKGYYNNKDDVIDQELPPETTREVALKFMLVIIVILVVASYLADMSKSFMAHAHSYFHN from the exons ATGGAATCCAAGCTTACACATACAACTAATCGGGTTTATGAGGATTTTGATCCTGTATGCAAATTGCGTATAGATGAGGCCCGTGACACCATTGAACTTCATCTTCCAG GTTTTAAAAGAGAACAAATAAGAATTCAGATAAACCACCTTCGAATGATGATTATAAGTGGAGAGCGTCCCTTATTGGATGGAACAAAATGGAAGCGTTTCAATAAAGAGATTAAACTCCCACCCTTTTGCAACGAAGATGCCATTCATGGCAGTTTCATGCAAAACATTCTCACCGTAGTAATGCCAAAGAAAATCCCTCAATCTtatcgagaagaagaagaagaagaacaagaagaatttGAACCCgccatgaagaaaaagaaagacaaaggtaaagagaaagtaacctttgaagaagaagataaagttAGTGAAGCCACATCCAAAGCAGAAGATAGTTATGATATTAATAATTTTAGTGACACAAAAAAAGGGTACTATAATAATAAAGATGATGTTATTGATCAGGAGTTACCACCTGAAACGACCAGAGAGGTTGCACTCAAATTCATGCTTGTTATCATTGTCATATTGGTTGTAGCAAGTTACCTTGCGGATATGAGCAAAAGTTTCATGGCTCATGCTCATTCTTATTTTCATAATTAG